One Leopardus geoffroyi isolate Oge1 chromosome E1, O.geoffroyi_Oge1_pat1.0, whole genome shotgun sequence genomic window, ctataaaaatagaaacaaaaaggcCACTCTGATGGGAACAGACAGGATTCTGGATAGAACAGACAGGGGggtgtaaaataataaatgacattttcgTCCTGAGCAGTTGGGAGGATAGAGCTGCCCTATACAATGGCAATGGTGGCAAACTGTGAACCAAGTCAGAAGTTTGAACACATTAGGTCTGAGGTCATCTATCAGAAATCCAAGCTGAAATGCAAACTAGGCCACTGGATGCTGAGGTCTAGGTTGGAGTCACCTGCCTTTGTATGTGTGACGTCCCCAGGCGGAACTAAAGACAGGAAGGTGATCACTGCGCCACAGCGAGGAAGTGGGTATGTCCTCAACTGTGCTACCTTGAAAAGACCAAGATTTCCTCACCTGGAATGCAGGTCTGCCTGCCTGCCAGAGTAGGCAGCAGCAAACACACAGGGCAAAGAACCCAATTCTTCCCCAAAGTTTAACAGTCCGGGTAGTCCTAGCAATCCTGTTCACCAGGAGGCAACCCAAAGTGTTTCTGAAAGAAACCCAGAGGTTTCTTTCCAGATGCACACATGACTGGCGAAGGTTAGGAAAACGATAAAGTCCTTGCTCTTAAGAGAACATTCCATACTGAAGTAATGCGAGGATGTGTCAAGACGCTTGTAATCCACTGGGGGTATTGAAGAGGGGTAAAGAAAATGCGGGAAAATATTTATAGTGAATTCCAGGTGAAAGATATGCAGGAATTTTACCACACCAGTCTTTCAACTTTCCTGTGGTTTGAGAAAGATTTATGGTGGCAACATAAAATGTTtctaaacaaaaaacacaaaactgggGAGCCAtcagtagctcagtcagttaagcggccgactcttgatttcagctcaggtccgatctctgtgagttcgagccccacgtcaggctctttgctgccagtgcagagcctgcttggaattctttttccctcgctctgcccctcactggcttgctctctcttcaAACAGAGATCAGTCAGAGACTGCTGGATCAGAGAATTCACATCCAAGTTCCAGACAGGCACCTGTTATGGGTTATCAACAGACTGGATTTTCTATCCTGGCTCAGACACTATCACCATCCAGGAGATCTCAGCTTCTGTGCTCCAGTTTTCTTCCCCATTTGTAAATGTACGAAATCTCTGCAAGGCTGTAAACTTGCCATACTGACTCCActttaatatgtaaaaacaaataggGGATCAGCTCCACTTAATCTAAAAATTACCCTATTTCCTAgcagcgcctggatggctcaatcagttaagcatctgactcttgatttctgctcaggtcaccatcttaccgtttgtgagttcgagccccacactgggctctgcagggacagtgcagagactgcttgggattctctgtctccctctctctctgcccctcccctgctcactctctgtctcaaaataaacattaaaaaataaaatataaataacccatttcttgattttaaattttgttgtcaGACTGATCAGTTTACTAATTGCTACTGACCGAAAGGtacattaaatatacaaaatgactGTTAAAAACAACTTGATCTCATAAAAACTTTTAGACTGGTTTCCAGGACTCCATTCAAATATGGTATTTGCCCTAAAACTGGTTTCTAGAACCTCTAAAATCAGGAGTCTATTTCTATGGGATTGCTCTGCAAACAAGCAGTCCCACCTGCCAACACTTGCTGTAATTTCCTTCTCTCAAGCATTCGCAGAAACACCCACCTTGCTGGGGTGGATGCCCACGTGGACAGTTGTGCCATTGGCCTTCTCTCGCTGCACTCGTTCAATGTAGATGACGTATTTCTTCCTGTAAACCTGGACTACTTTGCCAATCTGCTGACCTTTGTAGTGTCCTCGCACAACCTAAATACAAATTCACGAATGACAGAAATGTTAAGAAAGTCAACCTTGCAAATCGGGAAAACTAAATCACGTAAATGTCATTTACTCTCTCAGATCTGTAAGACccttcagttttgaaagatgtAGTAACGGTTACTGGAAACATGGGAGTGATTCTCTCTGGCTTTAATTAGCCTGCAAATAAACCCTGCCCCCATATACGCCTTGTGATGGACAGTTCGCCCATCAACTGATGGTTTGCAGTGGTGGGCTTGGTAGGTTAAAAACGAGTCCACTTAGGCTTTTTGTAGCTGGTTGACCACAAGGAACTTTACTCCGTCTCAGAGGAAGCGAGAGGCCGCAAGATTTAATTCACAACCCAATAAAGTGTCCCACCCGGTAACAGAGTAGGCAGCAGCAAATACATGGGAAAAAACCCAATTCTTTCCCAAAGTTTAACAGCGTCCTACCCGGTAACCCTAAGATCCTGTTCGCCAGGAAGCAACCCAAAGTGCTTCTGGAAAGAAACCAGAGATTTCTTTCCAGAAGCACATCTTCTCGCATGAAGACAATCTCAAAAACAGGGAAGACCACCTCCCACATCTAGTGGCAATTCTAGCACCAGCCCAGTAGCAACAAGGGGCTGTTCGCAACCTGCACCACTACTTGGGAACTGGCTTCATCTTTAAATGGGTATTAACCTCGTCAAATAGTACCGGGGACAGGCGAGTTGCTTTAGAGACGGCCTAAAATCTTGCAATCGACAGCGGCATGTTCCAGCTAAATAACGTTCACAGAAACGTTCGCTTAAATAGATTTGGCAAGATATTCACCTGTAAATGTGAAACCACCAGAGAAGACTACGGTTCAGTTACAGCTTCTGTATCTGGACCCTCGACAGCCTCTTCAATGACCAAACGcaccaagaaaaagagaaccgCGGGGTAACGCTCTGGTTCCGAACCACCTTTCCGCTTTCTGATACTTGGGACAAttgctgtttttttcctgtttgggtTCTTAGTGCCCTTGTGCAATCCTGCTCTGGGGAGCACGGTCTCAAGTGCATCTTTCTCAGCAGATGATCCCTCTTCTATGCCAGGTATCTGCCAAGACACCCGGGCACAGCACATACCTGTACTTCGTCGTCCTTCCGGATGGGCATGGATCGAACGTTGTACTTCTGTCGTAGCTCTTTGGAAAGAGGGGAGGACATAATCTTCCTGCGAATGTGCGAAGGTGCATTGAAATGCCTTTTACGGTTCTTGCTCCGATCGGAGGTCACAAACGGATTGAACTTCATGTTGGCtaaagagagagtgaaaagagGCGTAAACCCTTAAATGCTCAAAGTCTCATTCAGCGTCCCAACAAGTGACATTCCCAACAATTTCATCTTGAAGTCTCAGGAAGCCCACAGAAACTGTCGCGCTTTCTATGTTCGTTTATGGgacaaagagttttttttttttttttttaaacgttcacTCATTTTTGCaagacagagcgcaagctggggagagggagacacaggatcccaagcaggctccaggctttgagctgtcagcacagagccccacgcggggatcaaacccactagcgtgagatcatgacctgagcccaagtcgcttagcctactgagtcacccaggcgcccccgacaaACAATTTTCCATTCGTAACAGACTTGTTTTAGttcttaagcttttattttagttCACAGCCTCCAAGCACCTGAAATATCGGGTAAGGAACTTAAAACAGGACTTGTATCTCTGATGAAGGCAAAGCGGTCCGACAACTCAATTACAACACTACGCTTTACAAAGACCAACCAAAGCCAATACCCTACGGACTCGGACGTGAACACATTTAGCTCCGTTCTCCCCAAACCTGGGAAACGCTGCACATCTCGGGTCCAAGAAAACCTTCTAATGAGCGCGGCCTGCAAGTTCCCTGGCTTTGCCAAAGTTATTTCGAGGCTCTTCTTTAAGAAACGACACTGAATAGACTTGAACCATCTGCGCAGAACCCCTCCTCTCCGGGCTCCGATTCCGAGTTTCCaaacccctctcctcccttcccgaGTCGGCCGCCCCTGGAAATTAAGAGGAAGACAGGCTGGGGACCATCCTAGCCCCTCTCCCTCGGCGCTACTCGTTCGCCGGGAGAGTATCGGGCCCCTAGGGCCAAAAGACAGCACACCCGCGAACGGATGGCTACGGATTACTCGCGCTCGGCCGGCGAAAACTCACCCGCTGCAGCTCCAGCGATGGCCGCAAAAGGGAAGAGAGCTACACGCTACTTCCGGTTCTGTAAGTTTATGAGAGATCTCGCGAGACCGATCGTCTCTTGGCGCGAGAGAGGCACTGGGTTTGAACGAGAAGAGGAAACTGGGAAAGAGATTGGTGACTAGTGTCCCCCAGCGGCTAGGAGGGGAACTGCTGGGACCTGCAAAACTGCCCTCTCCAGGGCCTGGTGTCTCCCGGGGTAGGTTTGGGTTCTGCAGCGGCGTTCTCTGGGAAGGCTAGTtcctgggcggggggcggggattGCTCAGGGTGTGACTGTCCCCGTGAGTGGTGAGGGAGCGGGCGGCCCATTAGCTAGGTGGCCACTGGCGACCTCGGTTCCGTGGACACCGCCAAGGCTTCCCGGGCCCGTGGCGCCGGCGTGCCGAGCGCGCCGGCCCTTTAACGGGCTCCATCCGGCGTGTGCTGCCGGCGCCGTGGGGCGCTCCGACCCGCCACGGACCTTGCAAGGGCTGGGACCCGCGATCCGTCCCCGCCCAGCGCAACGAGATTGAACCTGAGTTTCTAACGAGCTCGAAGGTGATGCCACGGGGTGCCGGTCCACACTTGCAAGGAGGCCTTTGCAAGCGGAGCGCTGTGCCCCTTTCTGAATTGTACTGCATGCTGTCTTTCGGTTCAGGGTCTGATGGAGGCAGGGCGAGAGGGTGCCCTCCCCAGCAAACGGATTCTGGGGCAGGCTgcagttggtgtgtgtgtgtgtgtgtgtgtgtgtgtgtgtgagctcccGCAGGGTGCCCTGCCGTCGCGTACTCAGTAGGGGATCGGTTTCTGTTGAATGAGTAATGCATTGTCATTGAATGAATGATGCAACGTCCAGAAGACATGCATTTCGTAATAATTCCTGAGACATAGTGAGTTTGTGTGAGCTTGCGGAGCACTGGAAACGCTCTTCTCCTTTTCACGTTAACTCCTTTCATCCACCAAATAGCCTTGTGAGGCTGGTACAGTATTATTGTTCCCATTGTACAGACGGGGCCATTGAGCCACAGAGAAGTGGGAGGAGCTTGTACACGTTTTGTAGAACCCATAGGTTATGGTGGGACCCGTGTAGGTGCTCCCCAGTCCCTTCCCTATATGGTCCCAATTTCTAGGACTCCATTTGGTCGAGTCAAAGAGCAAGAAACCGTGTCCTTGAGGGGCCAGGGTAGAATCAGTAAAGACAGTAAAGAACCTGTGTTTTCGTGATTTAAGAAAAGTTGTGCTTGAAATATGCTGTAAGGTAAACAGCCCCAGATTTTTCTAACTGAAAGATTCAGATAGAGTATCTCtactacaattctttttttttttttttttttttttttaagtaaactctgcatCCAacctggagcttgaactcatgaccacaGATCAAGGGGCACATGCCCTACCAgctaagccatccaggagcccccacaattcttttcaacaaatgtttatggagCATCTTTTGCAAGCCATCCCTAAAAGGGACACTGGAGCTACAGAATGAAATTAGTCAAACCTTCTGCCTGCAGGAAGCTCACTGtctcagaggagagagaaacagcgaAACCCCGCAATCACGGGACCCCAGGAAAAGTGCTGGTTGAGCCAGCCA contains:
- the RPL26 gene encoding 60S ribosomal protein L26, whose translation is MKFNPFVTSDRSKNRKRHFNAPSHIRRKIMSSPLSKELRQKYNVRSMPIRKDDEVQVVRGHYKGQQIGKVVQVYRKKYVIYIERVQREKANGTTVHVGIHPSKVVITRLKLDKDRKKILERKAKSRQVGKEKGKYKEETIEKMQE